The genomic window ATTCTATTTTTGAAAATTTAATAGAAAAACAATTAAGTTTTTTTTGGAGACCTGAAGAAATAGACATATCATATGATCGTATTCACTATCAAAATTTACCAAAAAATGAAAAACATATATTTATTAGTAATTTAAAATATCAAACTTTATTAGATTCTATTCAAGGTAGAAGTCCTAATATAGCATTGCTTCCTCTTGTTTCTATCCCAGAATTAGAAACGTGGATAGAAACATGGTCTTTTTTTGAAACGATACATTCTCGATCATATACGCATATAATTAGAAATATTGTAAATGATCCATCAATAATTTTTGAAGATATTGTTACCAACAATAATATAATTCTTCGTACAAATGATATAATTAAATATTATGATGATCTTATTAAAATTACTAGTTATTGGCATTTATTTGGTGAAGGTACTTTTATAATAAATAAAAAAAAAGTTACCATTAATTTATATAATTTAAAAAAAAAGTTATATTTATGTTTAATGAGTGTGAATATTTTAGAAGCTATTAGATTTTATGTAAGTTTTGCATGCTCGTTTGCTTTTGCAGAAAGAGAATTAATGGAAGGTAATGCTAAAATAATTAGATTTATAGCTAGAGATGAATATTTACATTTAATTGGTACACAATATATAATTAATATGATGCAAAAAGGAGAAGAAGATAAAGATATGGCAAAAATTGCTATTGAATGTCAAAAAAAATGTTATCAATTATTTCTAAATGCATCTATACAAGAACAAAAATGGGCAGAATATTTATTCTGTAATGGATCAATGCTAGGATTAAATAAAAATATTTTATGTGAATATATTAAATATATTACTAATATTAGAATGGAAAAAGTTGGTTTAAAAAGTCCATTTAATATTCGAAAAAATCCTATTCCATGGATTAATTCTTGGTTAATTTCAGATAATGTACAAATGGCACCTCAAGAAGTAGAAGTTAGTTCTTATTTAATAGGACAAATTGATTCTACAGTAGATATTAAAAAATTTAAAAATTTTAAATTATAAATTTATTATTTTATGACTGTTATATATTAATATTTAAATAACAGTCATAATTGATTTTAATTATATATTATTTTTAAGCAAAAATTAAATATTTATTTTATTAAAAAATATAAAGCACAAAATGATAATATTAATAAAATAAAACAAAAAAATTTTTCTATTTTATTTAAAAATAAAATATTTGGATTATTAATTTTAGTTAATATTAAAAATATTAATCCAGGAGTATATAATATTAATGATAATAATAAATTTAAAAAACCAGCTGCATATAATAACCATATAGAATAGATACAAGAACCAAAACTTATAAATAAATTGAATTTATTTTTTTTTAAAGATATTTTAAATAAATATGCACCTACTAATAAATATGGGATTAAGATCATTTCAGATGCAATAGTTAATAATTTATTATAATCTATTTTAGTTATCCAAATTAATATTAAACATATTTGCATACTTATATTTGTAAATAATAAAGCATATGAAGGGGCTTTATAAATATTTTGTTTAGATAATATATTAGGAAATATATTATTTTTAGATGCTATATATGGTACTTCTGCAGCCATAATAGTCCAACTAAGATAAGCTCCACAAACTGATATAATTAGTCCTATTGCAGTAAATAAATTTCCAAAATTACCAATTAAAATTGTCATTATCCCTGCCATTGAAGGATTTCTCATACTTGCTAGATCAATTCTATCCATAATTCCAAAGGATAATAAAGTTACTAATAAATATATGAATAACGCAATAATAACTGCTAATAAAGTAGCTTTACCTACATCATTTTTATTTTTTGCTCTAGATGATAAAATTACAGCACCTTCTACTCCAATAAATACCCATAATGTTATTAACATTGTATTTTTAATTTGTTTCCAAATAGGAATATTTAAATTTAATTCCATTAAATTTATTTTAAATATTTCAAAATTAAAAGCAATAAAAGATAAAAATATAAAAATAATTAAAGGAATTAATTTACATAATGTAGTTATTATATTAATAATAGAAGCAGTTTGTGTTCCATTAAGTAATAAAAAATGAACTAACCATAATAAAATTGAGGCTCCTAATATAGCTTGCCATGTATTACCATTACTAAAAATAGTATGATTTGGAGTATCAATAAAAAAACTAATAGCAGAAAATACAATAACTAAATAAGAAATGTTAGCAATAACAGCACATAACCAATATCCCCATGCAGAGTAAAATCCAATTAAATTACCAAATCCATCTTTTGCATATGCAAAAATTCCTCCTTGTAAATCAGGTTTTAATTGATTAAGTAATAATAATGTTGTAGCTAAAAAAATAATTCCAATTCCAGTTATACTCCATCCTATAATTAAAGCTAAAGGACCTGCATTTAGAGCCATATTTTGTGGTAAACTAAATACTCCAGCTCCTAACATAGAACTAAGAACTAACGATATAAGTGATATTAAATTTAATTTTTTATCCAAAATAATTCCTTTTTCTATATAAATTATTAATTTTATATTTTTAATTTAAAATATTAATTTTAACAAAATTTATAACAAGATATTTTTATATAAATTTTATAAAAAAATAATTATTTTTTTCATACTGGATTATGGATATTAATAAAATTAGTTTTTAACTTAAATTTATTTTTTAACCACTTTCCTAACATAATTACTCCTCCTTTTTCAGTTGCATGATGTCCAGCACTAATAAAATGAATTCCATTTTCATTAGCAATATGAATATTCATTTCTGATACTTCTCCTGTAATAAAAACGTCTACATTAAATTTTATAACTTCTTCAAAAAATTTTTGGCCGGCTCCACTACACCAAGCTATTTTATAAATTTTTTTGGGAGCATTTTCTCCAAAATGTAATGGTATTCTATTTAGTTTTTTTTTTATTTTAAAAAGAAAGTTTTTTATATTGATTTTATTTTTTAAATACCCGTAAAAAATAAAAGGATTAATTTTTCCTATAATATTTATATTTAATAATTTAGCTAAATAAATATTATTTCCTATTTCTTGATTAATATCTAAAGGAAGATGCCAACTATATAAATTAATATTATTTTTTAAAATTGTAGATATTCTTTTTTTTTTAAATCCTCTAATTATTGGAGATTCATGATACCAAAAATATCCATGATGGACTATAACAGCATCTGTTTTAAATTTTACAGCAATATCTAGTAATTTTTGACAAGCACTTACACCCATTATAATATTTTTTATATATTTTTTACCTTCTATTTGTAATCCATTAGGTATATAATCTTTTATATCAGTATTAGTGTTTAATTTATTATTAATAATAATTTCTAATTTTTTATTTTTTATCATATTATGTTATTAATATTTATTTTATTTATAAAATAAATTTATATTTTTTTTTTAATTTTAGGAAATTAATAATTCATTTTTTTAGATAAAAAAAGATTTTTTTAGAAAAAATAAAATTTATTTGAGGAATTTAAATGTTTGAAAATTTAAGTAATAAATTATCTAAAATATTATTAAAAATTAGAAACTATGGGCGTTTAACAGAAAAAAATATTAAAGATACTTTAAATGAAATTTATATTAATTTATTAGAATCAGATGTTGCTTTAGAAGTAATTAAAGATTTAATCAATAAAATTAAAAAAGAAGCTATTGGTAAAAAAATTAATAATAATTTTACTCCAGGACAAGAATTTATAAAATTAATACATGAAAATTTAATTAAATTAATGGATTCTTCTAATAAGAATATTAATATAGCAACTCAACCTCCAGCTATAATATTATTTGTTGGATTACAAGGAGTAGGAAAAACAACTAGTGTTGTAAAATTAGCATATTTTTTAAAAAAGAAATATAAAAAAAAAATTTTAGTAGCATCAACAGATATATATAGACCTGCTGCTATACAACAATTAAAAATTTTAGCACAAAGTGTCAAAATTAATTTTTTTAATATAGATTCAGATATTTCTCCACTAGAAATAGCTAAAAAAGCATTTTATTATGCTAAAAAAAATTTTTATGATGTATTAATTATAGATACGGCAGGTAGATTACATATTAATGATAAAATGATGGAAGAAATAAAAAATATTTCTAACTTATTATGTCCTATAGAAACTTTTTTTGTTATAGATGCAATGACTGGACAAGACTCTATTAATAGTGCTAAAAAATTTAATGAATTGTTATCAATAACAGGAATTTTTTTAACTAAAACTGATAGTGATACTAGAGGTGGTGCTGTTTTATCTGTAAAATATATAATTAAAAAACCTATAAAATTTATTGGTAATGGAGAAAAAATAAATAATATTGCAATATTTTCTCCTGAAATTATCGCTTCTAAAATACTGGGGATGTCTTCTGAATTAACTATTATTGAAAATATTAAAAATAAAATTGATTTAAAAAAAAATAAAGAATTAATTGAAAAATTAAAAAATAAAAATAAATTAAGTTTACAAGATTTTTTAGAACAATTAGAACAAATAAAAAAAATAGGTAATAAAAATATTACTTTTTTATTAAAAAAAATGCAAATCAATAATATATATTCTACTCATCCTATGATGAATATTTTAAATATAGATAATTCTACTATAAATAATCTTAAAACAATAATGAATTCTATGACTAATTTAGAAAGGAAAAATGTAGATATAATTAATTATTCTAGAAAAAAAAGAATATCATTGGGCTCTGGAGTTTCCATTTTTAAAATAAATGCTATACTAAAACAATATCATCAAATGATGTTAGTTACTAAAAAAATGAAAAAAAATAATAATATTAATAAAATAATTAAATATGTGAAAAATTTTTTTAATTTAAAACATTAGGAATAAAATATGGTTAAAATTAGATTATCTAGAAAAGGAACAAAAAAAAAACCTTTTTATCAAATAGTTGTTACTGATAGTAGAAATTCTAGAGATGGATATTTTATAGAAAAATTAGGTTATTTTAACCCATTAGGTTTAAAAAAAAATATTAAAAAAAAAATATTAAAAATTAATAAAGACAGAATAAATTTTTGGTTATCTAAAGGTGCTGTTCTTTCAAAAAGAGTTTGTAGTTTAATTAAGTAAATTAATAAATTTATTCATGAATATTTCAAAAGAAAAAATAGTTTTAGGTAAATTTGGTAAAATTTATGGTATAAAAGGGTGGATTAGATTATTTTCTTATACTCAAAATAAGAGAAATCTTTTTTCTTATAAAAAATTATTTATAATAAGTAATATGAAAGATATTTGTTTTATAAAATTTAATCAATATATAAAAAAAAAAAAGTATTTTGTTGTTAAAATTAATAATATAAATAGAACTAAAGAAGTTATTAATTTTGTTAACCATAAAATTTATATACTTAAGTATGAACTAATTAAATATAAAAATAAACAAGAATATTATTGGAATGATATAATTGGATGTTATGTATTAAATATTAATAAAATTTATTTAGGTAAAATTATAAACATAATAGAAACAAAAATATATGATATTATTATAATTAAATCTAATAAATTACATGTGAAAAATAAAAAAATATTAATTCCATTTATTGAACCTAATATAATTAAAAGTATTGATTTAATTAATCATATTATTAAAGTAAACTGGAATTTACAATTTTATAAGTAAAATAAAAAATAATTATGTGGATTAGTATTATTAGTTTATTTCCAGAAATGTTTAAAACAGTTATTAAATATGGATTAATTAATAAAAGTATAAAAAAAAAGTTATTAAATATTAGCTTTTGGAATCCTAGAAATATTATTAAAAATAAATTTAATAAGATAGATTCTACTATATATGGAGGAGGAGGAGGTGTTATATTAAAAGCAGAACCATTAATAGAATCTATTTATAAAGCAAAATTAGAAATGAAAAATAATGTTAAAATAATTTATTTATCTCCACAAGGTAAAAAAATTAATATTTCTTATATTAAAAAATTATTATCGTATAATAAAATGATATTTCTTTGTGGAAGATATAAAGGTATAGATGAACGAATTATTACTAATTTTGTAGATGAAGAAGTCTCAATTGGAGATTATATTCTTAGTGGGGGAGAATTACCTGCTATGATATTAATAGATATATTAGTTAGACAAATTCCTGGTGTATTAAATACAATGTCATCAAACAATTCTGATTCTTTTTTTAATAATGGATTATTAGGATCTCCTAATTATACTCGTCCTAGAATATTAAAAAATTTAAAAAAAAATATTGTTCCTTCTGTATTATTATCAGGAAATCATAAAAAAATAAAAGAATGGAGATTACAACAATCATTAGGAATAACATGGTTAAAAAGACCAGATTTATTTAAAAAAAAAACATTAACAAAAAAAGAAGAAATTTTATTTAATAAGTTTAAATATTCTTTTTTTAAAAAAAAATAATATTATGGAGTATGATTTAATGAATAATGTAATTAATTATTTAGAAAAAAAACAAATGAAAAATTATCAAAAATTTCCTTTATTTAGATCAGGAGATACATTAAAAATAAAAATTTGGGTAGTGGAAGGAGCAAAAAAAAGACTTCAAACTTTTGAAGGTATTGTTATTTCAGTAATGAAAAAAAATAGTTTTAATTGTTCTTTTACAATTAGGAAATTATCAAATGGCTTTGGAATTGAACGTGTCTTCCCTTTATATTCTACAATAATTCATTCTATTATAGTTAAAAAAAAAGGGCATGTAAGACAAGCAAAATTATATTATTTACGTAAATTAACTGGTAAGGCTGCGAGAATTAAGGAACGATTAATTTAAATTAAAAAATAATATTAATTAATAATTATTTTAAATAATTAATTATTTTTCTTTTTATATTTGAATATCTTTTAATTTTAATTTTTATTGCTTTATAAAAAATTGATTTTTGACTATAAATATTTATTTTTTTTTTAGCTCTTGTAATAGCAGTATAAATTAATTCTCTAGTTAATATAGAAGAAAATTTATTTGGTAAAACTAATGAAATATTATTAAATTCTGATCCTTGAGATTTATGTACAGTTATCGCATACGCTATATCATAAGAAGGTAAATTTTTAATAGATATAATTTTATATTTTCCATTAGCTAATAAGAATTTGATTTTTAGTTTTTTTTTAACTTTATCAAAAAAAGTAATTCCAATATCTCCATTAAATAAATTTAAAAAATTATTATTTTGAGTAATAATAATAGGTTTACCAATATACCAATTATTTTTTTCAATATTATGAATTAAATTTTTTTTATTAAATAATTCTTTTTCTATAATATTATTAATGGTTTTTGTACCAAATAAACCATTTTTAATAGCACATATAATTTGAAAATTATTAAAATAATGTAAAATATTTTTATAATTATTATTTTGTTTTTTTAAAAAAACAAAATATTTTTCATATTTATGAATAAATGAATCAATCATTGATATATATTTTTTTTTATTTATTACATTAATAAAATTAACATCGAAATTTTTTTTTAAAAATAATTTTTTAATTTTTTTTATATTACCTTTTTTAATCATTATAGCTAATTTATTAATGTTAGAATTTATTGAATACCTATAATTATGTTGTAATTCAGTAATAAAATTACGAAAAAAAAATTTAGGAATATTATAATTTTCTTTTAATTTATTATTATTATTAATAGAGTTTAACCATAAAAAATATTGTTTTGTAAAAAA from Enterobacteriaceae endosymbiont of Donacia simplex includes these protein-coding regions:
- the nrdB gene encoding class Ia ribonucleoside-diphosphate reductase subunit beta, yielding MSYTTFSKKKNNQLKEPMFFGQSVNVSRYDQQKHSIFENLIEKQLSFFWRPEEIDISYDRIHYQNLPKNEKHIFISNLKYQTLLDSIQGRSPNIALLPLVSIPELETWIETWSFFETIHSRSYTHIIRNIVNDPSIIFEDIVTNNNIILRTNDIIKYYDDLIKITSYWHLFGEGTFIINKKKVTINLYNLKKKLYLCLMSVNILEAIRFYVSFACSFAFAERELMEGNAKIIRFIARDEYLHLIGTQYIINMMQKGEEDKDMAKIAIECQKKCYQLFLNASIQEQKWAEYLFCNGSMLGLNKNILCEYIKYITNIRMEKVGLKSPFNIRKNPIPWINSWLISDNVQMAPQEVEVSSYLIGQIDSTVDIKKFKNFKL
- a CDS encoding basic amino acid/polyamine antiporter; the encoded protein is MDKKLNLISLISLVLSSMLGAGVFSLPQNMALNAGPLALIIGWSITGIGIIFLATTLLLLNQLKPDLQGGIFAYAKDGFGNLIGFYSAWGYWLCAVIANISYLVIVFSAISFFIDTPNHTIFSNGNTWQAILGASILLWLVHFLLLNGTQTASIINIITTLCKLIPLIIFIFLSFIAFNFEIFKINLMELNLNIPIWKQIKNTMLITLWVFIGVEGAVILSSRAKNKNDVGKATLLAVIIALFIYLLVTLLSFGIMDRIDLASMRNPSMAGIMTILIGNFGNLFTAIGLIISVCGAYLSWTIMAAEVPYIASKNNIFPNILSKQNIYKAPSYALLFTNISMQICLILIWITKIDYNKLLTIASEMILIPYLLVGAYLFKISLKKNKFNLFISFGSCIYSIWLLYAAGFLNLLLSLILYTPGLIFLILTKINNPNILFLNKIEKFFCFILLILSFCALYFLIK
- a CDS encoding Nif3-like dinuclear metal center hexameric protein yields the protein MKNKKLEIIINNKLNTNTDIKDYIPNGLQIEGKKYIKNIIMGVSACQKLLDIAVKFKTDAVIVHHGYFWYHESPIIRGFKKKRISTILKNNINLYSWHLPLDINQEIGNNIYLAKLLNINIIGKINPFIFYGYLKNKINIKNFLFKIKKKLNRIPLHFGENAPKKIYKIAWCSGAGQKFFEEVIKFNVDVFITGEVSEMNIHIANENGIHFISAGHHATEKGGVIMLGKWLKNKFKLKTNFINIHNPV
- the ffh gene encoding signal recognition particle protein, with the protein product MFENLSNKLSKILLKIRNYGRLTEKNIKDTLNEIYINLLESDVALEVIKDLINKIKKEAIGKKINNNFTPGQEFIKLIHENLIKLMDSSNKNINIATQPPAIILFVGLQGVGKTTSVVKLAYFLKKKYKKKILVASTDIYRPAAIQQLKILAQSVKINFFNIDSDISPLEIAKKAFYYAKKNFYDVLIIDTAGRLHINDKMMEEIKNISNLLCPIETFFVIDAMTGQDSINSAKKFNELLSITGIFLTKTDSDTRGGAVLSVKYIIKKPIKFIGNGEKINNIAIFSPEIIASKILGMSSELTIIENIKNKIDLKKNKELIEKLKNKNKLSLQDFLEQLEQIKKIGNKNITFLLKKMQINNIYSTHPMMNILNIDNSTINNLKTIMNSMTNLERKNVDIINYSRKKRISLGSGVSIFKINAILKQYHQMMLVTKKMKKNNNINKIIKYVKNFFNLKH
- the rpsP gene encoding 30S ribosomal protein S16, whose product is MVKIRLSRKGTKKKPFYQIVVTDSRNSRDGYFIEKLGYFNPLGLKKNIKKKILKINKDRINFWLSKGAVLSKRVCSLIK
- the rimM gene encoding ribosome maturation factor RimM (Essential for efficient processing of 16S rRNA); this translates as MNISKEKIVLGKFGKIYGIKGWIRLFSYTQNKRNLFSYKKLFIISNMKDICFIKFNQYIKKKKYFVVKINNINRTKEVINFVNHKIYILKYELIKYKNKQEYYWNDIIGCYVLNINKIYLGKIINIIETKIYDIIIIKSNKLHVKNKKILIPFIEPNIIKSIDLINHIIKVNWNLQFYK
- the trmD gene encoding tRNA (guanosine(37)-N1)-methyltransferase TrmD produces the protein MWISIISLFPEMFKTVIKYGLINKSIKKKLLNISFWNPRNIIKNKFNKIDSTIYGGGGGVILKAEPLIESIYKAKLEMKNNVKIIYLSPQGKKINISYIKKLLSYNKMIFLCGRYKGIDERIITNFVDEEVSIGDYILSGGELPAMILIDILVRQIPGVLNTMSSNNSDSFFNNGLLGSPNYTRPRILKNLKKNIVPSVLLSGNHKKIKEWRLQQSLGITWLKRPDLFKKKTLTKKEEILFNKFKYSFFKKK
- the rplS gene encoding 50S ribosomal protein L19; translated protein: MNNVINYLEKKQMKNYQKFPLFRSGDTLKIKIWVVEGAKKRLQTFEGIVISVMKKNSFNCSFTIRKLSNGFGIERVFPLYSTIIHSIIVKKKGHVRQAKLYYLRKLTGKAARIKERLI